One genomic window of Psychrobacillus sp. INOP01 includes the following:
- a CDS encoding Gfo/Idh/MocA family protein: MMKPRIGMVGLGGIAQKAYLPILSKETDWTFAGAFSPSREKRKAICNQYRIQDFDSLPALAQECDAVFVHSSTESHYEVVSELLNKGIDVYVDKPLAASISDAEKLVELSEKLGRKLMVGFNRRFAPMYVKAKEKANNLAWVRVEKHRTNSVGPYSYEFTMLDDYLHLVDTVRWLGDGGLSVLYGTVHTNDENQLLYAQHTYESSQNISFTTAMHRKAGTNLEQIELITDGAIIRVKNMNTTEIEEENAISTTVSSSWETTLKQRGFEDAVQHFIYCIQNDEQPLIDGLEGLKSQLLVDQLLKQK; encoded by the coding sequence TTGATGAAACCTAGAATCGGAATGGTAGGACTGGGTGGTATCGCTCAGAAAGCATATTTGCCTATTCTTTCAAAAGAAACAGATTGGACATTTGCGGGTGCATTTTCACCCAGTAGAGAGAAGAGAAAGGCAATCTGCAATCAGTATCGTATACAAGATTTTGATAGCTTACCAGCATTGGCTCAAGAGTGTGATGCCGTGTTTGTACACAGCTCTACTGAATCACATTATGAAGTGGTTTCGGAACTGCTTAATAAAGGGATAGATGTATATGTCGATAAACCATTGGCAGCATCTATTTCAGATGCAGAAAAATTAGTCGAATTAAGTGAAAAATTGGGAAGAAAGCTTATGGTTGGATTTAACCGTCGTTTTGCTCCAATGTATGTGAAAGCAAAGGAAAAAGCGAACAATTTAGCTTGGGTACGTGTTGAAAAGCACAGAACGAACAGTGTGGGTCCTTATTCTTATGAGTTCACAATGTTAGATGATTATCTTCACTTAGTCGATACAGTACGTTGGTTGGGTGATGGAGGTCTTAGTGTGCTGTATGGAACTGTTCATACGAACGATGAAAATCAACTTTTATATGCTCAGCATACGTATGAATCCTCTCAAAATATATCTTTCACCACAGCTATGCATAGAAAAGCAGGAACGAATTTAGAACAAATAGAATTGATAACAGACGGAGCAATTATCCGTGTAAAAAACATGAATACCACAGAAATCGAAGAAGAAAATGCAATATCTACAACAGTTTCTTCATCATGGGAAACAACTTTAAAACAACGAGGCTTTGAAGATGCTGTACAGCACTTCATTTATTGTATTCAAA
- a CDS encoding MFS transporter, producing the protein MTAFLIVCRSSFLYFIMQSITTLLIVRFFHGIGFGMATTATRVIVADLIPESRKGEGMGYYGLTLNFGMVVGPFLGLTIMHHGGVNQLFFINALLALVALIVGLFVRIPKNTVTHEVKNLDSSKGIKALFEGSAIPVPLISGFFALVNFEIFYRGMV; encoded by the coding sequence TTGACAGCTTTCTTAATAGTTTGTCGTTCATCTTTTTTATATTTTATAATGCAATCGATCACAACACTACTTATTGTTCGCTTTTTCCATGGAATTGGATTTGGAATGGCAACTACAGCTACCAGAGTCATCGTAGCAGACCTCATCCCTGAATCACGAAAAGGGGAAGGGATGGGCTATTACGGACTAACACTTAATTTTGGCATGGTAGTTGGACCTTTTTTGGGGTTAACTATTATGCATCACGGAGGAGTAAATCAATTGTTCTTCATTAATGCTTTATTGGCACTAGTTGCTTTGATTGTAGGCTTATTTGTTCGGATTCCAAAAAACACAGTAACACACGAAGTCAAAAATTTAGATTCAAGTAAAGGAATAAAGGCCTTATTTGAGGGTTCTGCTATTCCCGTTCCATTAATTTCTGGATTTTTCGCTCTGGTTAATTTCGAGATCTTTTACAGGGGAATGGTTTGA
- a CDS encoding carboxymuconolactone decarboxylase family protein gives MEQRVDYYNVASEVLKIMMEMEKYTKTTGIDRKLRELIKILASQINGCAYCLNMHTADARKMGETEQRLYCISAWRESTFYTDAEKVALELTEYVTLIPTKRVPDELYQRVREHYDERQYVDLVLIINQINSWNRISIAMGNTATEK, from the coding sequence TTGGAACAACGAGTTGATTATTACAATGTAGCATCTGAAGTACTTAAAATAATGATGGAAATGGAGAAGTATACGAAAACAACAGGTATAGACCGTAAACTTCGTGAACTTATAAAAATTCTTGCTTCTCAAATAAATGGTTGTGCATATTGTCTTAACATGCATACAGCTGATGCTAGAAAAATGGGAGAAACGGAACAACGTTTATATTGTATTAGTGCTTGGAGAGAGAGCACTTTTTACACAGATGCAGAAAAAGTGGCTCTTGAGTTGACAGAATACGTAACTTTAATCCCGACAAAACGTGTGCCAGATGAGCTTTATCAACGAGTACGTGAACATTATGACGAGCGACAATATGTTGACCTTGTACTAATAATTAATCAAATCAATAGTTGGAATCGAATTTCTATTGCAATGGGGAATACAGCAACTGAAAAATAA